A genomic window from Myotis daubentonii chromosome 4, mMyoDau2.1, whole genome shotgun sequence includes:
- the TRAF7 gene encoding E3 ubiquitin-protein ligase TRAF7 isoform X1: MSLGNSAWYNRFSGGPANLPTPDVASGTRMETTFGPAFSAVTTITKADGTSTYKQHRRTPSSSSTLAYSPRDEEDSMPPISTPRRSDSAISVRSLHSESSMSLRSTFSLPEEEEEPEPLVFAEQLSVKLCCQLCCSVFKDPVITTCGHTFCRRCALKSEKCPVDNAKLTVVVNNIAVAEQIGELSIHCKHGCRAVGVGKPTVFEVDPRGCPFTIKLSARKDHESSCDYRPVRCPNNPNCPPLLKMNLEAHLKECEHIKCPHSKYGCTFIGNQDTYETHLETCRFEGLKEFLQQTDDRFHEMHVALAQKDQEIAFLRSMLGKLSEKIDQLEKSLELKFDVLDENQSKLSEDLMEFRRDASMLNDELSHINARLNMGILGSYDPQQIFKCKGTFVGHQGPVWCLCVYSMGDLLFSGSSDKTIKVWDTCTTYKCQKTLEGHDGIVLALCIQGCKLYSGSADCTIIVWDIQNLQKVNTIRAHDNPVCTLVSSHNMLFSGSLKAIKVWDIVGTELKLKKELTGLNHWVRALVAAQSYLYSGSYQTIKIWDIRTLDCIHVLQTSGGSVYSIAVTNHHIVCGTYENLIHVWDIESKEQVRTLTGHVGTVYALAVISTPDQTKVFSASYDRSLRVWSMDNMICTQTLLRHQGSVTALAVSRGRLFSGAVDSTVKVWTC, encoded by the exons ATGAGCTTGGGCAACAGCGCCTGGTACAACCGCTTCTCTGGGGGACCTGCCAATCTTCCCACCCCAGACGTCGCCTCCGGG ACCAGAATGGAAACGACCTTCGGGCCCGCCTTTTCAGCTGTCACCACTATCACCAAAG CGGATGGGACCAGCACATACAAACAGCACCGCAGGAcgccctcctcctccagcacccTGGCCTACTCCCCTCGGGATGAGGAGGACAGCATG CCCCCCATCAGCACCCCACGCCGCTCGGACTCTGCCATCTCCGTTCGCTCCCTGCACTCCGAGTCCAGCATGTCCCTGCGCTCCACGTTCTCGctgcctgaggaggaggaggagccg GAGCCACTGGTGTTTGCCGAGCAGCTCTCGGTGAAGCTGTGCTGCCAGCTGTGCTGCAGTGTGTTCAAGGACCCCGTGATCACCACCTGTGGG CATACATTCTGTCGAAGATGTGCCTTGAAGTCAG AGAAGTGTCCTGTGGACAACGCCAAGCTGACGGTGGTGGTGAACAACATTGCCGTGGCCGAGCAGATCGGGGAGCTCTCCATCCACTGCAAGCATGGCTGTCGGGCAGTGGGGGTCGGGAAGCCCACTGTCTTTGAGGTGGACCCCCGAGGGTGCCCCTTCACCATTAAGCTCAGTGCCCGGAA GGACCACGAGAGCAGCTGTGACTACAGGCCTGTGCGGTGCCCCAAcaaccccaactgcccgccccttcTCAAGATGAACCTGGAGGCCCATCTCAAGGAGTGCGAGCACATCAAGTGTCCCCACTCCAAGTACGG GTGCACGTTCATCGGGAACCAGGACACGTATGAGACGCACCTGGAGACCTGCCGCTTTGAGGGCCTGAAGGAGTTCCTCCAGCAGACGGATGACCGCTTCCACGAGATGCACGTGGCACTGGCCCAGAAGGACCAGGAGATCGCCTTCCTGCGCTCCATGCTGGGCAAGCTCTCCGAGAAGATTGACCAGCTGGAGAAGAGCCTGGAGCTCAAGTTCG ATGTCCTGGATGAAAACCAGAGCAAGCTGAGCGAGGACCTCATGGAGTTCCGGAGGGACGCATCCATGTTGAAC GATGAATTGTCCCACATCAATGCACGGCTGAACATGGGCATCCTAGGAT CCTACGACCCGCAGCAGATCTTCAAGTGCAAAGGAACCTTTGTGGGCCACCAGGGCCCTGTCTGGTGTCTCTGTGTCTACTCCATGGGGGACCTGCTCTTCAGTGGCTCTTCTGACAAGACCATCAAG GTGTGGGACACATGTACTACCTACAAGTGTCAGAAGACACTGGAGGGCCATGATGGCATTGTGCTGGCACTCTGCATCCAGgg GTGCAAGCTCTACAGCGGCTCCGCAGACTGCACTATCATT GTGTGGGATATCCAGAACCTGCAGAAGGTGAACACGATCCGGGCCCATGACAACCCGGTGTGCACGCTGGTCTCCTCTCACAACATGCTCTTCAGTGGTTCCCTGAAGGCCATCAAG GTCTGGGACATTGTGGGCACTGAGCTGAAGCTGAAGAAGGAGCTAACAGGCCTAAACCACTGGGTGCGGGCCCTGGTGGCTGCCCAGAGCTACCTGTACAGTGGCTCGTACCAGACAATCAAG ATCTGGGATATCCGGACCCTCGACTGCATCCATGTCCTACAGACATCTGGTGGCAGCGTGTACTCCATCGCCGTGACGAATCACCACATTGTCTGTGGCACCTACGAGAACCTCATCCAC GTATGGGACATCGAGTCCAAGGAGCAGGTTCGGACCCTGACAGGCCACGTCGGCACCGTGTATGCCCTGGCAGTCATCTCAACACCAGACCAGACCAAAGTCTTCAGCGCATCCTATGATCGGTCTCTCAGG GTCTGGAGTATGGACAACATGATCTGCACCCAGACCCTGCTGCGTCACCAGGGCAGTGTAACTGCACTGGCCGTGTCCCGGGGCCGGCTCTTCTCAGGGGCCGTGGACAGCACTGTGAAG GTTTGGACTTGCTGA
- the TRAF7 gene encoding E3 ubiquitin-protein ligase TRAF7 isoform X2 codes for MSLGNSAWYNRFSGGPANLPTPDVASGTRMETTFGPAFSAVTTITKADGTSTYKQHRRTPSSSSTLAYSPRDEEDSMPPISTPRRSDSAISVRSLHSESSMSLRSTFSLPEEEEEPEPLVFAEQLSVKLCCQLCCSVFKDPVITTCGHTFCRRCALKSEKCPVDNAKLTVVVNNIAVAEQIGELSIHCKHGCRAVGVGKPTVFEVDPRGCPFTIKLSARKDHESSCDYRPVRCPNNPNCPPLLKMNLEAHLKECEHIKCPHSKCTFIGNQDTYETHLETCRFEGLKEFLQQTDDRFHEMHVALAQKDQEIAFLRSMLGKLSEKIDQLEKSLELKFDVLDENQSKLSEDLMEFRRDASMLNDELSHINARLNMGILGSYDPQQIFKCKGTFVGHQGPVWCLCVYSMGDLLFSGSSDKTIKVWDTCTTYKCQKTLEGHDGIVLALCIQGCKLYSGSADCTIIVWDIQNLQKVNTIRAHDNPVCTLVSSHNMLFSGSLKAIKVWDIVGTELKLKKELTGLNHWVRALVAAQSYLYSGSYQTIKIWDIRTLDCIHVLQTSGGSVYSIAVTNHHIVCGTYENLIHVWDIESKEQVRTLTGHVGTVYALAVISTPDQTKVFSASYDRSLRVWSMDNMICTQTLLRHQGSVTALAVSRGRLFSGAVDSTVKVWTC; via the exons ATGAGCTTGGGCAACAGCGCCTGGTACAACCGCTTCTCTGGGGGACCTGCCAATCTTCCCACCCCAGACGTCGCCTCCGGG ACCAGAATGGAAACGACCTTCGGGCCCGCCTTTTCAGCTGTCACCACTATCACCAAAG CGGATGGGACCAGCACATACAAACAGCACCGCAGGAcgccctcctcctccagcacccTGGCCTACTCCCCTCGGGATGAGGAGGACAGCATG CCCCCCATCAGCACCCCACGCCGCTCGGACTCTGCCATCTCCGTTCGCTCCCTGCACTCCGAGTCCAGCATGTCCCTGCGCTCCACGTTCTCGctgcctgaggaggaggaggagccg GAGCCACTGGTGTTTGCCGAGCAGCTCTCGGTGAAGCTGTGCTGCCAGCTGTGCTGCAGTGTGTTCAAGGACCCCGTGATCACCACCTGTGGG CATACATTCTGTCGAAGATGTGCCTTGAAGTCAG AGAAGTGTCCTGTGGACAACGCCAAGCTGACGGTGGTGGTGAACAACATTGCCGTGGCCGAGCAGATCGGGGAGCTCTCCATCCACTGCAAGCATGGCTGTCGGGCAGTGGGGGTCGGGAAGCCCACTGTCTTTGAGGTGGACCCCCGAGGGTGCCCCTTCACCATTAAGCTCAGTGCCCGGAA GGACCACGAGAGCAGCTGTGACTACAGGCCTGTGCGGTGCCCCAAcaaccccaactgcccgccccttcTCAAGATGAACCTGGAGGCCCATCTCAAGGAGTGCGAGCACATCAAGTGTCCCCACTCCAA GTGCACGTTCATCGGGAACCAGGACACGTATGAGACGCACCTGGAGACCTGCCGCTTTGAGGGCCTGAAGGAGTTCCTCCAGCAGACGGATGACCGCTTCCACGAGATGCACGTGGCACTGGCCCAGAAGGACCAGGAGATCGCCTTCCTGCGCTCCATGCTGGGCAAGCTCTCCGAGAAGATTGACCAGCTGGAGAAGAGCCTGGAGCTCAAGTTCG ATGTCCTGGATGAAAACCAGAGCAAGCTGAGCGAGGACCTCATGGAGTTCCGGAGGGACGCATCCATGTTGAAC GATGAATTGTCCCACATCAATGCACGGCTGAACATGGGCATCCTAGGAT CCTACGACCCGCAGCAGATCTTCAAGTGCAAAGGAACCTTTGTGGGCCACCAGGGCCCTGTCTGGTGTCTCTGTGTCTACTCCATGGGGGACCTGCTCTTCAGTGGCTCTTCTGACAAGACCATCAAG GTGTGGGACACATGTACTACCTACAAGTGTCAGAAGACACTGGAGGGCCATGATGGCATTGTGCTGGCACTCTGCATCCAGgg GTGCAAGCTCTACAGCGGCTCCGCAGACTGCACTATCATT GTGTGGGATATCCAGAACCTGCAGAAGGTGAACACGATCCGGGCCCATGACAACCCGGTGTGCACGCTGGTCTCCTCTCACAACATGCTCTTCAGTGGTTCCCTGAAGGCCATCAAG GTCTGGGACATTGTGGGCACTGAGCTGAAGCTGAAGAAGGAGCTAACAGGCCTAAACCACTGGGTGCGGGCCCTGGTGGCTGCCCAGAGCTACCTGTACAGTGGCTCGTACCAGACAATCAAG ATCTGGGATATCCGGACCCTCGACTGCATCCATGTCCTACAGACATCTGGTGGCAGCGTGTACTCCATCGCCGTGACGAATCACCACATTGTCTGTGGCACCTACGAGAACCTCATCCAC GTATGGGACATCGAGTCCAAGGAGCAGGTTCGGACCCTGACAGGCCACGTCGGCACCGTGTATGCCCTGGCAGTCATCTCAACACCAGACCAGACCAAAGTCTTCAGCGCATCCTATGATCGGTCTCTCAGG GTCTGGAGTATGGACAACATGATCTGCACCCAGACCCTGCTGCGTCACCAGGGCAGTGTAACTGCACTGGCCGTGTCCCGGGGCCGGCTCTTCTCAGGGGCCGTGGACAGCACTGTGAAG GTTTGGACTTGCTGA
- the TRAF7 gene encoding E3 ubiquitin-protein ligase TRAF7 isoform X3: METTFGPAFSAVTTITKADGTSTYKQHRRTPSSSSTLAYSPRDEEDSMPPISTPRRSDSAISVRSLHSESSMSLRSTFSLPEEEEEPEPLVFAEQLSVKLCCQLCCSVFKDPVITTCGHTFCRRCALKSEKCPVDNAKLTVVVNNIAVAEQIGELSIHCKHGCRAVGVGKPTVFEVDPRGCPFTIKLSARKDHESSCDYRPVRCPNNPNCPPLLKMNLEAHLKECEHIKCPHSKYGCTFIGNQDTYETHLETCRFEGLKEFLQQTDDRFHEMHVALAQKDQEIAFLRSMLGKLSEKIDQLEKSLELKFDVLDENQSKLSEDLMEFRRDASMLNDELSHINARLNMGILGSYDPQQIFKCKGTFVGHQGPVWCLCVYSMGDLLFSGSSDKTIKVWDTCTTYKCQKTLEGHDGIVLALCIQGCKLYSGSADCTIIVWDIQNLQKVNTIRAHDNPVCTLVSSHNMLFSGSLKAIKVWDIVGTELKLKKELTGLNHWVRALVAAQSYLYSGSYQTIKIWDIRTLDCIHVLQTSGGSVYSIAVTNHHIVCGTYENLIHVWDIESKEQVRTLTGHVGTVYALAVISTPDQTKVFSASYDRSLRVWSMDNMICTQTLLRHQGSVTALAVSRGRLFSGAVDSTVKVWTC, encoded by the exons ATGGAAACGACCTTCGGGCCCGCCTTTTCAGCTGTCACCACTATCACCAAAG CGGATGGGACCAGCACATACAAACAGCACCGCAGGAcgccctcctcctccagcacccTGGCCTACTCCCCTCGGGATGAGGAGGACAGCATG CCCCCCATCAGCACCCCACGCCGCTCGGACTCTGCCATCTCCGTTCGCTCCCTGCACTCCGAGTCCAGCATGTCCCTGCGCTCCACGTTCTCGctgcctgaggaggaggaggagccg GAGCCACTGGTGTTTGCCGAGCAGCTCTCGGTGAAGCTGTGCTGCCAGCTGTGCTGCAGTGTGTTCAAGGACCCCGTGATCACCACCTGTGGG CATACATTCTGTCGAAGATGTGCCTTGAAGTCAG AGAAGTGTCCTGTGGACAACGCCAAGCTGACGGTGGTGGTGAACAACATTGCCGTGGCCGAGCAGATCGGGGAGCTCTCCATCCACTGCAAGCATGGCTGTCGGGCAGTGGGGGTCGGGAAGCCCACTGTCTTTGAGGTGGACCCCCGAGGGTGCCCCTTCACCATTAAGCTCAGTGCCCGGAA GGACCACGAGAGCAGCTGTGACTACAGGCCTGTGCGGTGCCCCAAcaaccccaactgcccgccccttcTCAAGATGAACCTGGAGGCCCATCTCAAGGAGTGCGAGCACATCAAGTGTCCCCACTCCAAGTACGG GTGCACGTTCATCGGGAACCAGGACACGTATGAGACGCACCTGGAGACCTGCCGCTTTGAGGGCCTGAAGGAGTTCCTCCAGCAGACGGATGACCGCTTCCACGAGATGCACGTGGCACTGGCCCAGAAGGACCAGGAGATCGCCTTCCTGCGCTCCATGCTGGGCAAGCTCTCCGAGAAGATTGACCAGCTGGAGAAGAGCCTGGAGCTCAAGTTCG ATGTCCTGGATGAAAACCAGAGCAAGCTGAGCGAGGACCTCATGGAGTTCCGGAGGGACGCATCCATGTTGAAC GATGAATTGTCCCACATCAATGCACGGCTGAACATGGGCATCCTAGGAT CCTACGACCCGCAGCAGATCTTCAAGTGCAAAGGAACCTTTGTGGGCCACCAGGGCCCTGTCTGGTGTCTCTGTGTCTACTCCATGGGGGACCTGCTCTTCAGTGGCTCTTCTGACAAGACCATCAAG GTGTGGGACACATGTACTACCTACAAGTGTCAGAAGACACTGGAGGGCCATGATGGCATTGTGCTGGCACTCTGCATCCAGgg GTGCAAGCTCTACAGCGGCTCCGCAGACTGCACTATCATT GTGTGGGATATCCAGAACCTGCAGAAGGTGAACACGATCCGGGCCCATGACAACCCGGTGTGCACGCTGGTCTCCTCTCACAACATGCTCTTCAGTGGTTCCCTGAAGGCCATCAAG GTCTGGGACATTGTGGGCACTGAGCTGAAGCTGAAGAAGGAGCTAACAGGCCTAAACCACTGGGTGCGGGCCCTGGTGGCTGCCCAGAGCTACCTGTACAGTGGCTCGTACCAGACAATCAAG ATCTGGGATATCCGGACCCTCGACTGCATCCATGTCCTACAGACATCTGGTGGCAGCGTGTACTCCATCGCCGTGACGAATCACCACATTGTCTGTGGCACCTACGAGAACCTCATCCAC GTATGGGACATCGAGTCCAAGGAGCAGGTTCGGACCCTGACAGGCCACGTCGGCACCGTGTATGCCCTGGCAGTCATCTCAACACCAGACCAGACCAAAGTCTTCAGCGCATCCTATGATCGGTCTCTCAGG GTCTGGAGTATGGACAACATGATCTGCACCCAGACCCTGCTGCGTCACCAGGGCAGTGTAACTGCACTGGCCGTGTCCCGGGGCCGGCTCTTCTCAGGGGCCGTGGACAGCACTGTGAAG GTTTGGACTTGCTGA
- the TRAF7 gene encoding E3 ubiquitin-protein ligase TRAF7 isoform X4: MSLRSTFSLPEEEEEPEPLVFAEQLSVKLCCQLCCSVFKDPVITTCGHTFCRRCALKSEKCPVDNAKLTVVVNNIAVAEQIGELSIHCKHGCRAVGVGKPTVFEVDPRGCPFTIKLSARKDHESSCDYRPVRCPNNPNCPPLLKMNLEAHLKECEHIKCPHSKYGCTFIGNQDTYETHLETCRFEGLKEFLQQTDDRFHEMHVALAQKDQEIAFLRSMLGKLSEKIDQLEKSLELKFDVLDENQSKLSEDLMEFRRDASMLNDELSHINARLNMGILGSYDPQQIFKCKGTFVGHQGPVWCLCVYSMGDLLFSGSSDKTIKVWDTCTTYKCQKTLEGHDGIVLALCIQGCKLYSGSADCTIIVWDIQNLQKVNTIRAHDNPVCTLVSSHNMLFSGSLKAIKVWDIVGTELKLKKELTGLNHWVRALVAAQSYLYSGSYQTIKIWDIRTLDCIHVLQTSGGSVYSIAVTNHHIVCGTYENLIHVWDIESKEQVRTLTGHVGTVYALAVISTPDQTKVFSASYDRSLRVWSMDNMICTQTLLRHQGSVTALAVSRGRLFSGAVDSTVKVWTC, from the exons ATGTCCCTGCGCTCCACGTTCTCGctgcctgaggaggaggaggagccg GAGCCACTGGTGTTTGCCGAGCAGCTCTCGGTGAAGCTGTGCTGCCAGCTGTGCTGCAGTGTGTTCAAGGACCCCGTGATCACCACCTGTGGG CATACATTCTGTCGAAGATGTGCCTTGAAGTCAG AGAAGTGTCCTGTGGACAACGCCAAGCTGACGGTGGTGGTGAACAACATTGCCGTGGCCGAGCAGATCGGGGAGCTCTCCATCCACTGCAAGCATGGCTGTCGGGCAGTGGGGGTCGGGAAGCCCACTGTCTTTGAGGTGGACCCCCGAGGGTGCCCCTTCACCATTAAGCTCAGTGCCCGGAA GGACCACGAGAGCAGCTGTGACTACAGGCCTGTGCGGTGCCCCAAcaaccccaactgcccgccccttcTCAAGATGAACCTGGAGGCCCATCTCAAGGAGTGCGAGCACATCAAGTGTCCCCACTCCAAGTACGG GTGCACGTTCATCGGGAACCAGGACACGTATGAGACGCACCTGGAGACCTGCCGCTTTGAGGGCCTGAAGGAGTTCCTCCAGCAGACGGATGACCGCTTCCACGAGATGCACGTGGCACTGGCCCAGAAGGACCAGGAGATCGCCTTCCTGCGCTCCATGCTGGGCAAGCTCTCCGAGAAGATTGACCAGCTGGAGAAGAGCCTGGAGCTCAAGTTCG ATGTCCTGGATGAAAACCAGAGCAAGCTGAGCGAGGACCTCATGGAGTTCCGGAGGGACGCATCCATGTTGAAC GATGAATTGTCCCACATCAATGCACGGCTGAACATGGGCATCCTAGGAT CCTACGACCCGCAGCAGATCTTCAAGTGCAAAGGAACCTTTGTGGGCCACCAGGGCCCTGTCTGGTGTCTCTGTGTCTACTCCATGGGGGACCTGCTCTTCAGTGGCTCTTCTGACAAGACCATCAAG GTGTGGGACACATGTACTACCTACAAGTGTCAGAAGACACTGGAGGGCCATGATGGCATTGTGCTGGCACTCTGCATCCAGgg GTGCAAGCTCTACAGCGGCTCCGCAGACTGCACTATCATT GTGTGGGATATCCAGAACCTGCAGAAGGTGAACACGATCCGGGCCCATGACAACCCGGTGTGCACGCTGGTCTCCTCTCACAACATGCTCTTCAGTGGTTCCCTGAAGGCCATCAAG GTCTGGGACATTGTGGGCACTGAGCTGAAGCTGAAGAAGGAGCTAACAGGCCTAAACCACTGGGTGCGGGCCCTGGTGGCTGCCCAGAGCTACCTGTACAGTGGCTCGTACCAGACAATCAAG ATCTGGGATATCCGGACCCTCGACTGCATCCATGTCCTACAGACATCTGGTGGCAGCGTGTACTCCATCGCCGTGACGAATCACCACATTGTCTGTGGCACCTACGAGAACCTCATCCAC GTATGGGACATCGAGTCCAAGGAGCAGGTTCGGACCCTGACAGGCCACGTCGGCACCGTGTATGCCCTGGCAGTCATCTCAACACCAGACCAGACCAAAGTCTTCAGCGCATCCTATGATCGGTCTCTCAGG GTCTGGAGTATGGACAACATGATCTGCACCCAGACCCTGCTGCGTCACCAGGGCAGTGTAACTGCACTGGCCGTGTCCCGGGGCCGGCTCTTCTCAGGGGCCGTGGACAGCACTGTGAAG GTTTGGACTTGCTGA